A region of the Candidatus Zixiibacteriota bacterium genome:
CGCCATATTTTCAGTTTCGGAGGATTTCATCCGAGCCAGGAAAGTCGGGAGAACTACAATGGTAGCCATGAGAGCCGGGGTTAGAAGGAGACCGACGATGAACGATTTCTTTTTCACCACCTGGGCGTATTCGCGCTTCAACACTATCCAGAATTTACGCATGGGCGCCTCCTCCCGTTCCGGAAGCCAGTTGATCGGGATCGACACCAGCCACCTCGATGAAGATATTATAGAGAGAGGGCTCCTCAATGGAAAACCGTCGCACGGAAACTTTGGAAGCCACCGCCTGAAGGATGGCGTTGCTGTCGGCGCCGTCGGCCAGTTGTAACTCCAGATAATTGGGATAAGTCACCAGGCGTGACACCCCCGGTAGCTGGTTGACAAAACTCGCGTCGCCGTCAACGACGAGTTCGATCGTATTCGTACCGTGCGCGGCTTTAACTTCGCTCATGCGTCCGTCGAGGACTTTCGAGCCTCGGTTGATCATACAGACATGATCACAGAGTTTCTCGGCCTGTTCCATCACATGAGTCGAAAAAAGGATCGTCTTGCCGCGTGCCTTCAGATCGAGAATCACCGATTTGATTAATTCTATGTTGAGCGGGTCAAGCCCCGAAAAGAGCTCATCCAGAATGATCAATTCGGGATCGTGCAGTATGGTGGTAATGAACTGGAGCTTCTGCTGCATTCCTTTGGAGAGTTCTTCCACCTTGTGATCTTTGTATTCGAGCAGGTTCATGCGCTCGAGCCAGGGAACGGCTTCCTTACGGCTGCGTGTCTCGGGGAAGCCTTTTAACGCCGCCATGTAGGTGATGATTTCAAGTACGGTCATTTTTTTATAGAGACCGCGTTCCTCGGGCAGATAACCGACAATGTTCTTAAAATCAGCCGGTCGCTCACGGCCCTCGATCAACACCCGTCCCGAGTCCGGTACCGTGATATTCATTATCATGCGAATAGTCGTTGTTTTACCGGCTCCATTGGGACCGATAACGCCATAAATAGATCCGCGTGGAACTTCCAGCGAAAGATTCCTGACGGCAACTTTAGCGCCAAACGACTTATTGATATTCTCAAGTACAAGATACGACATGGACACAGTTATTAACCGTCCTTTCGCTTGCAGTCAAATAAAAACCCATTTCATCCGTTAAGCATCTGAACGAAGGCAAAAGCATCGCGGGCCGCATGGCCATGGTGACAGTTGTTAAAGAACATATAAACCGTCTTAGTTTTTGTCTTCAGCTTCATGATTTTCTGTCGCCATTCCTCGAGCTCTTCCTTGCTGTAGGCATAATCGTAACGCAAAGCTCCGCTGTTCCACCACTTCTCGGCATTGCGGCCGTGCATGCGAACATAGCCGGTATCGGTGGTGGCAAAAGCGTCGGGATTAAGCAAACCCGGAAGAGCCGGTTCATCGACACAGACATAACCGATTTCATGACGGCACAGGAAATCGTACATGGGGCGGTTGACCCAGCCGTTATGCCGAAACTCCACGAACAGCCGGTTGGGTTTTAGTGTTTCGTTGATCACAGCGAGATAATCAAGATTGTTCTGAGAGAATTTGAACGAATAGGGAAACTGGGCTAAAGTACCGGCCAGCTTGCCGGACTCTTCAAACGGCTTCAGTGCCTCGCGATATGCCGCCACATCCGCCTCCAGATCGGAGCGGCGATGAGTAAAGGACTGCGGCACCTTGATCATGAAATCGAATCCTTCCGGGGCTTTCTTGACCATATTCGCCATTACAGCCGGATGGGGAATGCGATAATAGGTCGAGTTGATCTCGACCGTACGGAAGAACTTGACGTAATGATCGAGCATTTTCCCCTTGTCGAGCTTCTCAGGGTAAAACGGTCCTTTCCAGTCGTTGAAGCTGTAGCCGGATGTCCCGACACGAACATCTGCATTCATCTTTGATTATCACCTCTGTGTTTCTCGATAGTCATACTCCTGTACGGAGGGGATATTCAACAGGTTGCACCGGGAAAATGCTCTGAGAAGAAACTCGTTTCAGCGGGTCAGGTGCAAAAAATCGGACAGAAGGAATTCCATACGACCGATGAAGGTCGACATACGCGACATGACCGTATAGCCGAAAGTCGTTCCGAAGAACAACATCAAAAACCAGGTGCCGGCCTTTGCGGCAGCGCCGAAAACCCCGGTGTGTTCCCGACTGAAATAGAAATAGCAAAGCGTACATATAACACCGGCCAGCACGATGATAGCCGCCATGTCAGGCATGCCGCCTTCACCGAGTAACGGCGCGACCGTGGCCGACATCTGTGTGAGTGTCCGTTGTTCCAGCATGGTCGGAATGGCGATACCTGCTCCGGAACCGATCATCACCGCAATAGGTATTCGCGACAGTCCTCGCAGTTTTGGCACGAACCGGGAGAACATCAGCAATCCCAGGATCAACGGAACGATTAAAGAGAGTCTCCCATCGCCAAACAGCGGCGCAAAAAGAATATCGACAAGAGTATTAGACCAGACAATCACAAGCGTGTAACCGATCGAGACCCCTATCAACAATGTCTCGGCCATCTTGTAAACCGGATTATCACGATACAAGAACGATAGGATCGCCAATGTCAGCAGTCCGGCAATAAAAGTGCCTGCATCCATCAGGACTCTCCCCCCTTCCGGCGTGAGCGCCACCAGACCACATTGCCGATAATGATCATCAAAATGACGTAAAGGTGAGCCGCAGTCTGGGCCGGCATACCGCGCCCGCCGCCGCCGGGATGGCCAATCAACTTCTCATATTCAGCGGCTCCGCGAAGACCTCCGATCATCGCATGCAATTGATCGCTGGCAAGATAGGGATCGTAGGTAGTCACCATGGCGGCCGTCACCCCGGCGATAATGGTCAGATCATGTCTAATACGACCATATTCGATCCAGTGCGTCGTGAAAGAGCCATCGGCAATCGAAAGCACCGCCGCGATGTCGTCATAGCTGTGTATTCCGGCCATCATTGGAATTGTCTTAACGTCCTGGCCGCGATAATCTTGCGGGTAGGTAGCCTCAATCGATTCGGCCATGGAGAGAATCGCCGCTATGTACTGTGGCTTGAAACCGAGGAAAACATAATCACGACCGTATTCACGATCGTATTCTTCTCCGATGCGCTCAAGCATGCGATAACCGATAAGTGTCCCCTCGGCCATCAGAGCGACACCGATAAGCTTGTGGCCACGCGAGAACGCGTGTCGCAGAAGGGCTTCACCGATAGGGCGGATTTCCGGCAATGATGAGGCTTCATGGTCAAACGAAACGATCAACACCGAGCCTTCGGGCAATGAATCGATATAATCGAACATACGCCGGGTTTCGGGAGAAACTTCCGTTTTCACCCGCAATCCCGATACCATAACGATCCCGATGAGTAAAAAAAGGCCGAGGAAGATCAAATGGCGGGACTGGATCGACATCACTTCGCTCCACCCAGCCATGTGCGTTCAATGCCGAGGATAACTCGCAAGGCTGTTGTTAGCGATCCCAGCCCGATGCCGATCAAAATCGCTCGTCGGGCGGACATTGCGGCGTTATTCCGGATCCAATCGGCGACATCAGGCAACCACGAACTGATCCATCCCCCCACGGCGCTGCGGCTAAGAAGCATGATAAGAGCGGCTATCAACAACAACGTGGCTGAGGCCGAGCGGGCTCTGAAACCACGATAAGAGGCGGAAGCGACAAAAAACGCTAAAAGAGCAAACACGGTCGATTGCATCGGTGTCTGAACGTTCTCGAACATCCACATGAACGGTGAATCGGCCCTGATACCCCAGAAAATAGCCAATACCGGCATCGCCAAAAAGCCAAGAAGACCAACGGTTCGATACGAGCGTTCTTCTCCGCGAGTCACTTTTTTGAGATTGTTTTGAACATATCCCGCGATTCCCACCAGAAGGGCAAAGGCAAAAACGATTTGCCAGTATTCTGCTATTCCCTGCCGCAATGAGTGTGCCAGGAGTGTGTCCGAAAAATACTGCGCGAACATCACCAGCCCGAAACCGAAACAAACTGCGAGGGCGATTTTGCGATCCATCAGAATATCCACCACGGATTATCGGGGAGAGATCCGCTCAGCGCTGCTATTGTCGCCCAAACGGCGGCAACCAGTAAAAATGCTATGATGATTAACTTGATTATATCCTGAGCTCGCACTGAGGCCAGAATCGAGGGGTCCTTTGACAGATATCCCGACGCTGCGAACAGCTCCTCACCGATCAGGGTGTAATCACAAGCAACGATAAAAAAGGAAAGCTGAATGGTAGAGTCGGTCCCGGCGATCTGAATCGCTCCGACCGAATTACCGGTCTCGGCCAGAATCAGCGATTCGGCCTCGAACGTACCGAGCAAGAAGATTGAGGCGGGTTTGTAGCGACTGATGAGTCCGTCTACGGCGGCGGCATAGCCAAACTGGGATGAAGTTACATAACTGATATCCTCGGCACGATAACGATCGGCATACCCGCTGCGGGCATAAGCCTCGCGTACGACCTCCTGAGCGACGGTCATTATGACGGGATCATGGGTCGGGTAAACCAGACGGCAATCGTACTGGGCGGTTTTCTCGGCCACACTGGCCAGTATATTCATCGAGGCAATGGTCGTTGGGCGCTGGATGTCACCGCCCCAGCCCGGTGTATATAGCAGTGGGCGAGCCATTTCGGTGGCTCGTCCTACAGCTTCTTCGACCGCTTCCAGCCCGGGAATACGACGAAGTTTGAAGCGCTCGCGACTACGGCGGTTGTAGGTTGTAAAAAGGACAATGGCTATGGCTATGGCCGCCGTGATGAGAGTAGGTAAACGAGCCGAATCAAACCAGGCCGTGTCGGATGTGGCCAGAATGACAGTGAGCATTGGATTCATTATAGATAAACGATCCGAGATGCCGTGAACCAACTCAACAAAAACATTTTATCGTTGACCGCAACGATTGCTCGCTCTATATCTAGCTGGATTGGATAATGAACGAAGGAGACTAAGAATATGATGCGCAAGTTGATTTTTATCGCCGCCCTGTTGACACTCATTACCGCAACTATCCATGCGGAAACCACTATCAAATGGTGGCAGTTCTGGACCGATGCTGCTATTCGCCCTACCATCAATGAAATGGTAGCTGAATTCGAACAGCAGAATCCCGACATAAAGGTAGAAGTTACCGATCTTACCTGGGCTAACGGTCATGAGAAGATCGTCATCGCCCTCTCTTCCGGAACCGGCCCGGATGTCCTGGAGTTGGGATCGGACTGGATTGCGCAATTCGCGGAGTCGGGGCACCTGGCCGTCCTGTCGGATGATATCGCCGAGGATTCATCCGAATACCAGGGCTGGGGTATGGCAACCTACAAGGGTGATGTCTATGCCCGTCCCTGGATTCTTGGCACACGCATTCTTTTTGCCAATCGCACTTTATTGAACAGAGCCGGCTTCGAACCGGATTACATCCCCATAACCGAACAGGAGCTGTACATTGCAGCTATGAAAGTTGACAGTCTTGGCAAGGATATCTATGGATGGGGTTCGAACAGCGCCGAAAAACATCGCCTTTATAAGAAGTTCATGCCGTTTTTCTGGTCGAACGGCGCTCAGGTCCTTACCGACGATGATACCCGTTGCGTGCTGGCTTCCCAGGAAGGTATCGCTGCGCTTGAGGTCTATAAAGGGCTGCACGACTCCTGTGGTTTCGTTTCCAATCAGCGGGGGATCGAAGACGCCTTTCTTAACGGAAAGATCGGTTTCATAATCTCAGGTGATTGGCTTTTGAAACGGATCGAGAACGAAAAACGAGATATTGATCTAGTATCGACATTGATACCCGGACCGACCTTTCTTGGCAAATCATTTATGGGCGGTGAATTTCTGGCCATCAATACCGCTTCAGAGCACAAGGCAGCTGCCGGCAAGTTCATCCGCTTTATAACATCACCGGAAAATCAGATTAAATTCTGCAAGGCCAATCGCTCGGCCAATCCTTCGAGTCGCACCGCCCAGCAGGATGACTATTTTCAAAATAACCCGCACCTGAAGGCTTTCGTTTCACAAATCGCTCGCGCCGTACATCCTCCAGTTCACCCGGAATGGGTTTATATGGAGGAGTATATTGAGGATGCCGTTGAGGCCTGTCTTTTCGAGGGAACGGGACCGGCGGAGGCACTTTTCGTGGCGCGCAAGAAAATCGATAAGTTACTCAAGGAATGAAGAAACCCAGGTCGACAGCGGCGCTTCTGACTTTCCCCTGGTCGGCCACCCTGTTGGCTTTCTGGGTTTTTCCTCTTGTCTACTCATTCATAGTCGGATTTACCGATTATCGCCTGCTTGGACGTGGATATCACTGGGTAGGCTTCGATAATTACATACAGCTTTTTCATGATGCCGACTTTTTATCGGCCCTGGGGAATACATTTGTATTCGTTTTCGGCACCATTCCGGTAACAACCGTAATCGCCCTGGTTTTGGCATTGTTGGTCAATAAGCGCTTTACCGGACGCGGTCTTTTTCGGGCTGGTTATTTCCTCCCTTCGATCACCTCAATGGTCGTGATTGCTCTCATCTTCACCAATCTCTATCAGCGCGGTGGTTACATTGCTACGCTGGCAACCATGATCGGATTAACACCGCCGGAACACGGCTTCCTGTTCGACCGCGACACCGCCCTGTATTCGATTATGGGTATGGATATCTGGATGTCGGTCGGTTATTACATGTTGATTTTCCTGGCCGGATTGAAAGCCATCCCAACCGAGCTGTATGAAGCCGCAGCTATTTCCGGTGCGGGGCGAATTCGTCAATTTTTCTCGATCACTTTGCCGCTCCTGCGTCCGACAGCACTCTTTATCCTGGTTATTAACTCCATCAAGAGCTTCCAGGTATTCGTTGAGATATTTGTCATGACCAAAGGGAAATTCGATACTGCCACAGTTGTCTATTTCCTCTATGATGAGGGACTTCAAACCCAGTTCAAGTTCGGCTATGCCTCCGCAGCGGCTTATGTTCTGTTTATCATTATCGGAGTATTCTCACTGATACAGTTCATCCTGATGCGCCGGAGGCAACCGTTATGGTAGAGCGCGCCGGGGGACTGAAAAAGACAGTTCATTATACCTTGTTGTCCATCATCCTTGCAACCATGGCCTTTCCTTTGATATGGATGTTTCGGGTTGCTTTCGCACCGGTCGGAACCGAGACCGGACTATTTTCCACTCTGATCGGCGGATTTACGTTCAGTAATTTCCTGGACCTGTTCACGGCCGACCGTATGGGGCGTTACCTTTTCAACTCAGTCTTCGTCGGGCTGGCGGTAACCCTGGGCAATCTGCTATTCAGTTTTATGGCGGGCTATGCCCTGGCGCGATACCGATCTCTCGCCAACCGTTTACTGTTCATTTCGGTGCTGGTTGTGCTGATGATCCCGGTGCATATTACGATCATCCCGATGTACATCCTGATGCTTAAGCTCAAGCTCTATGACAGCTATTGGGCTTTGATTCTCCCCTTCCTGGTCAATCCCATTGGCATTTTTCTGATCAAGCAGTACGTGGAGTCGATCCCGACTTCAATGGAGGAAGCCGCCCGTATCGACGGCGCCGGTGACTGGCGTATCCTGTTCACCGTGGTTATGCCGGTTTGTAAACCGGCTCTGGCCGTGCTGGCGATACAAGTGTTTTTTACCAACTGGAACTCTTTCCTGTTTCCTTTCATTCTCACCTCGAGCGAATCACTTCGCACACTACCGGTAGCTCTGGCCATGCTCCAGGGTCACCAGGCGATCGACTGGCCGCATTTAATGGCCGGTTCGGCAATTGCGGTAATTCCGGTTCTGATTCTTTTCATGATCCTGCAAAGGCAGATTGTTAGCGGGATTACAGCCGGAGCGATCAAACAATAAGTTGCTCGATGTCAAGTGAAAATATCGTAAGTCCATTTTTTCCTTGCATTTGCAGGTCAAATCATTAGGTTTTGACCCGAGATTTGGAAAACTAAGGCAAGTGGTTTCATAGAAAGGGAGTATCTATCATGAAGACTCTTGTGGTTGCTGTTGCTCTCCTTTCCGTCGTAATCGGCGGTTGTGGCGTCAACAAAGCGTACGTGGAAGAACAGATCCAGGCATCTGAGGGCCGTACTTCGGCTCAGATCGCAGCGGTTAAGGGCACTGCTGATGCCAACAAGGCCGAAGTTGACAAGCTCAAGGCTCTGGCTAACGAGCTTTCGACCAAAACCGACATGGCTCTGAATCGTGCGAAAGGCTTCGAGAACTACCAGATTATCTGGCAGGGCGAAGTCAACTTCAAGTTCGATAGCTGGGATATCACCGACGTGGCGCAGGCGACCCTGATGGAAGCCGGTGAAACGATGGAAAAGAATCCGGCTTCGGTTATCGAAGTTGCCGGTCACACCGACCGCACCGGTTCCTCCAAGTACAATCTGCTGCTCGGCGAAAAGCGTGCCGCTGCCGCCAAGCGCTTCCTGGCCGATCACTTCGGCGTTTCCCTCTACCGTATGTTCACCATTTCTTACGGTGAGGATAAGCCGGTTGCGATGCCCGATGAAAAGGGTGCGGCCAGCAAGAACCGTCGCGTCACCCTGAAAATCTGGGGTCCGATGCAGTAAGCATCCGCGATAGTGACAGAAAAGTAAAACGGCGATCCGTTTCAAACGGACCGCCGTTTTTTTATCTCAGAAGTAACAGCCCCAAAGCTGTCTCCTGCAATATCTCATTTGATCTCGAAATCCACCCCGGCTGTTTCGAACCTCGGCCGCACTACAATCGTATCCGCAAAGGTTGCCATTGTTTCAGCAAAACGGAAAGGCTTCAGGGAGCCTTTGCTCGGCTCACCGTTGCCGTCCGTATCGACCAGTGCCGATGCCAGGTATTTACCACCCGGGACATCGATCATATAAGCACCCTCTTCGGCTGTAGTAGAAAACCATATCTTGCCGTCAAGCCGCCGGAAAGTCAGCAAAACCGGATCGTTTCCTTTACTCGGAACGGATACAACCACCGCTCCCGATATTGATCCGAGAGAGTCATCCGAAATAGTACGGAAATTGAAACCCTGCAGCGTGTCTCCGAGGGCATTGCCGGCTTTGTCGACCAACTCGAACTCGACCATCTCCAAATGATATGCCTCTCCCCCCAATAAGCTGTCAGGAACGATCCGAATAGAAAGCGGCTCCGACCAGTCAAGCACATACGGAACCGGTACCGCCTCAGCTCCTCGCGTCAGTACGAACGTGCCCGGAGTCAGCGAGGAACTGTCAATCGGTTCCGAAAAAGAAGCTCGTATTTCGATATCGCCCGGTAAGCGAGGGATATTATCCGGTTCGAACGACAGCAGCTCCGGAGGTGTTTTGTCTTCTTTGGCCGTAATAATTAACTCTTCGAAGCGGATTGGATTGCGGGTTGTGTCCCAGGTTACAAAAAGTTGATAGGCGCCATCGGACAAATCACCGGCAAAGAATGTTATCGAGCTAAGCTTGTCTTTGCCTTCGTCCAGCACCTTTAAAGCAGGCAGCATGACGGTGCTGTCGGTCCGTGGAGACAACCATATCCGTTCAGGATGGGCCATTAAATTGGTAACTTTTAACTCCCGCTGAAAACGGACACGAATAAGACCATCGGTGTTATTGGCTGCCGAGAGGATGCTGGGAGTGGTAGTATCGCAATCATAAAGGATCATATTAAGCGAACTTAGATCAATCTTTCCGCCGATGCTTACGGGACGATCCGGCAATCCGTATGACTCGACAAGCGGATTGAGTCGTTCATCACCGTTGCGATCATCGAAAGCCAGCAGCAAATAATCGCCATCGGGCAGATAGGACAATTCAAAAGCCCCTTCGGTAGCGGACTGGGTCAGGTATTCGGCATAGATGGAATCGAAGATAGTCGAATCGGTTATCTGCTTTTCACCGTAAAGAGCGATCGTACCACCGGCCTTGTAACTTCCCTTTTCGTTGTATAGTATACCAGAAAGCGCCCCATGAGCGATATCGGAGCCGGTGGAGAAAGCTACCGTAAGACTGCTGTCCATTTTGTTGCCGCGCAAATCTACCACCCCCGCCGCAACCGAAACGATATAGGTTTGATTCGGCAGAAAGCTATCGGGGAAATTTACGATCAATCGGTCGGACTTCCACTTCACTTCCGGGTCTTCATCGAGTCGCGGGGAGATATAAACAGTCTTGCCGGATGATGGAGCTTTAATCGTCTCTGAAAAATAGATCGTGACCTGATCTGAAATAGGAGTATCCACACTGCCGTTCTGAGGTTCGGAGCCCATCACGAACGGTCCCTGTTTGTCCTCAGGTCCGCCGGGGGGATCAGCCACTTCGGCACAGGATAATAACATGGAAATCAGAATTGTGGTCGGGAGAATCAGACCGATCAGGTCAGAAAGGCGGGAGGTTATGTGCTTCACTCTTTCAGTTTCTCTTTAATGACTTCATTGTCAGGATCCAGCTCAAGGGCTTTTTCCCACCAGAGCCGGGCTTTATCTTCCTTGCCGTTCGCCTCGTAGGCGTCTCCCAGATGATCGAGAATCGTAGGATCATTGTCAAGCTCTGCGGCTTTCTGAAGATAACTCAGGGCATCACCATATTTGCCTAAGCGGTAGTAAACCCAGCCGTAAGAATCCAGAAATGCGGCGTTGTCGGGTTGTTGTTCTACCGCGCGTGAAATCAGCTTTTTCGCATAGTCGAGACGTTCACCTCGGTCAGCAAGAAGATATCCCAGGAAATTCAGGCAAGTGGGATCGTTGGGAGCAAGCTCCAGCGCTCGTTCCAGGACACTGATGCATTCTTCGGTCTGACCATCCTTTTCCAGCACCGCCCCTAACGACATCAACAATCTGATGGTTCCGGTGGAATCGGTGACGCGATTCAGCCCCTGACGGTAAAGCTCAATCTCCTGGGGAATCAGGTCCAGTTTGCTGTAAACCCAGCCTAGGTCGAGATAAGCATCGTAAGAGGTATCGACAACCTTCAGCGCAGCCTCGAAATTAACCAGAGCCTTGTTGTAATCTTCTCGCATTACTCCAATCCGACCTAAATAAGCATAGTTGGTCGGGTCGTTATCCCCGGATTCCACCAACGAAGTCAGAATCGAATCAGCTATATCGAGTGAATCGAGGACATAATAAACCAAAGCGAGTCTTCGCTGGGCCATGCGTTCCATGGGCGCGGCTTCCGCCACTCGTTGCGTGTACGGCAGCGCCGTTGCGAATGAATCGGCGCTGATGTAGTATGTCCCGAGAATGCGGTTAAGGACAATGTTTTCGGGATCACGTTCGAGAGCTTTCTTGAACATTACAATGGATGAGTCTTTCATCCGCCGGGCTTCATACAGCTCACCGATTCGCACATAAGCCATCATGTTGGAAGAGTCATCTAGTAGTTCGATCGATTGGCTGTAAGCCTCCTGTGCCGGGATCAACTCTCCCTGGAGAGTATACAACCGCCCTAATTCATACCACAGAGAATGATCATCCGGACGCAATCGCGTAAGATTGCGGTAAGCCCAGACAGTCGAATCTAGCACTTCGCGGCTTTGATAATACGCCGCCAGGTATGCAAAAGGGGCTACATTAATGCTGTCTAGTCGTACTGCCGCCAGGTAATAATAAGCTGCAGAATCCCCCTCTCCCAATTCATGGAAACAAGCACCTCTCAAACGTTGGACCATGTCGTCTTCGGGTTCGATCACTCGGAGTGCCTCAACGGCATTGTCATACTCGCGCAAGGCGAACAACATACGCGCAAACGAAAGGCGTATTTCGTGAGAAAGAGGATGATACTGTAAAGCACGCTTGTACTGCTCCGCAGCATGGCGATATTGCCCGTCCGCTTCGAACAAAGCGCCGTTAACGAAGAAATGCAAAGCGGTGGGATGAATGCTGTCGTCAACCTGGGTGCGAATTACTCGAGAATCGCTGCTTGATTGACCGGCATCTCTCTGGTTGGCAGATTTCGAGAGGTTCGCCTTTTCCTGTTTAGTTACAGGATTGGCGACACTGCTCCGGCCTCCACAACCGACCGCGATCAATACCGCGCATATCATAACGGTTGCGAGCCAACCAAACCGGGTCAATACAATACTACTTCTGTATGCCTTACAGGCCATCCATCAACTTTCGTCTATTTGTCCGGAACGAGTTTGAGGAATCTTCTCTTTCCTACCTTAAGCACCATTTCCTTCGAAAGGGCAAAAGTATAGTTCATATCCTCAATTCTATCTCCGTTAAGTGATACCGCCCCAGCCTCGATAAGTTTCCGGGCTTCACTGGAAGAGCGAGCCATTTGAGCCTTTGAAATAAGGTGTACCAGGTACAATTCATTCGGATCAAGTTCGAGCGCACGCATTTCATCGGCCGTCATCTCGGGGATTTCATCCGGGAGTTTTTTCTGCGAGAACATCCGCTCGAACTCTTCTTGAGCGGCCTGGCCGCTTCCGGCCGGATTATACATATCGGTAAGGGTGCGAGCTAGTTCCTTCTTGATGTCCATCGGATTCTCTTGACCACCCTCAAGACGCTGCTTGATCTGCTCCAGATATTCGAGGGATACTTCGGTCGCCAACTCGAAATAGGTGTAGATCAATTCATCCGGAATAGACATCGCTTTACCGAATATCTCCCTGGCGGGCTCGTCGATTCCGATATAATTTCCCAACGATTTTGACATCTTTTTTTCGCCGTCGAGACCTACCAGCAACGGCATGGTCAAAATCACTTGTGGTCTTATCCCGTAAGCTTCCTGAATCGTGCGACCGGTAAGAAGGTTGAAAGTCTGATCGGTAGCGCCGATTTCAACATCGGCCTTGATCGCTACCGAGTCATACCCCTGCAATA
Encoded here:
- a CDS encoding ATP-binding cassette domain-containing protein; protein product: MSYLVLENINKSFGAKVAVRNLSLEVPRGSIYGVIGPNGAGKTTTIRMIMNITVPDSGRVLIEGRERPADFKNIVGYLPEERGLYKKMTVLEIITYMAALKGFPETRSRKEAVPWLERMNLLEYKDHKVEELSKGMQQKLQFITTILHDPELIILDELFSGLDPLNIELIKSVILDLKARGKTILFSTHVMEQAEKLCDHVCMINRGSKVLDGRMSEVKAAHGTNTIELVVDGDASFVNQLPGVSRLVTYPNYLELQLADGADSNAILQAVASKVSVRRFSIEEPSLYNIFIEVAGVDPDQLASGTGGGAHA
- a CDS encoding DUF72 domain-containing protein, producing MNADVRVGTSGYSFNDWKGPFYPEKLDKGKMLDHYVKFFRTVEINSTYYRIPHPAVMANMVKKAPEGFDFMIKVPQSFTHRRSDLEADVAAYREALKPFEESGKLAGTLAQFPYSFKFSQNNLDYLAVINETLKPNRLFVEFRHNGWVNRPMYDFLCRHEIGYVCVDEPALPGLLNPDAFATTDTGYVRMHGRNAEKWWNSGALRYDYAYSKEELEEWRQKIMKLKTKTKTVYMFFNNCHHGHAARDAFAFVQMLNG
- a CDS encoding extracellular solute-binding protein, with protein sequence MMRKLIFIAALLTLITATIHAETTIKWWQFWTDAAIRPTINEMVAEFEQQNPDIKVEVTDLTWANGHEKIVIALSSGTGPDVLELGSDWIAQFAESGHLAVLSDDIAEDSSEYQGWGMATYKGDVYARPWILGTRILFANRTLLNRAGFEPDYIPITEQELYIAAMKVDSLGKDIYGWGSNSAEKHRLYKKFMPFFWSNGAQVLTDDDTRCVLASQEGIAALEVYKGLHDSCGFVSNQRGIEDAFLNGKIGFIISGDWLLKRIENEKRDIDLVSTLIPGPTFLGKSFMGGEFLAINTASEHKAAAGKFIRFITSPENQIKFCKANRSANPSSRTAQQDDYFQNNPHLKAFVSQIARAVHPPVHPEWVYMEEYIEDAVEACLFEGTGPAEALFVARKKIDKLLKE
- a CDS encoding sugar ABC transporter permease, whose protein sequence is MKKPRSTAALLTFPWSATLLAFWVFPLVYSFIVGFTDYRLLGRGYHWVGFDNYIQLFHDADFLSALGNTFVFVFGTIPVTTVIALVLALLVNKRFTGRGLFRAGYFLPSITSMVVIALIFTNLYQRGGYIATLATMIGLTPPEHGFLFDRDTALYSIMGMDIWMSVGYYMLIFLAGLKAIPTELYEAAAISGAGRIRQFFSITLPLLRPTALFILVINSIKSFQVFVEIFVMTKGKFDTATVVYFLYDEGLQTQFKFGYASAAAYVLFIIIGVFSLIQFILMRRRQPLW
- a CDS encoding carbohydrate ABC transporter permease produces the protein MVERAGGLKKTVHYTLLSIILATMAFPLIWMFRVAFAPVGTETGLFSTLIGGFTFSNFLDLFTADRMGRYLFNSVFVGLAVTLGNLLFSFMAGYALARYRSLANRLLFISVLVVLMIPVHITIIPMYILMLKLKLYDSYWALILPFLVNPIGIFLIKQYVESIPTSMEEAARIDGAGDWRILFTVVMPVCKPALAVLAIQVFFTNWNSFLFPFILTSSESLRTLPVALAMLQGHQAIDWPHLMAGSAIAVIPVLILFMILQRQIVSGITAGAIKQ
- a CDS encoding OmpA family protein, translating into MKTLVVAVALLSVVIGGCGVNKAYVEEQIQASEGRTSAQIAAVKGTADANKAEVDKLKALANELSTKTDMALNRAKGFENYQIIWQGEVNFKFDSWDITDVAQATLMEAGETMEKNPASVIEVAGHTDRTGSSKYNLLLGEKRAAAAKRFLADHFGVSLYRMFTISYGEDKPVAMPDEKGAASKNRRVTLKIWGPMQ
- a CDS encoding Ig-like domain-containing protein, which encodes MKHITSRLSDLIGLILPTTILISMLLSCAEVADPPGGPEDKQGPFVMGSEPQNGSVDTPISDQVTIYFSETIKAPSSGKTVYISPRLDEDPEVKWKSDRLIVNFPDSFLPNQTYIVSVAAGVVDLRGNKMDSSLTVAFSTGSDIAHGALSGILYNEKGSYKAGGTIALYGEKQITDSTIFDSIYAEYLTQSATEGAFELSYLPDGDYLLLAFDDRNGDERLNPLVESYGLPDRPVSIGGKIDLSSLNMILYDCDTTTPSILSAANNTDGLIRVRFQRELKVTNLMAHPERIWLSPRTDSTVMLPALKVLDEGKDKLSSITFFAGDLSDGAYQLFVTWDTTRNPIRFEELIITAKEDKTPPELLSFEPDNIPRLPGDIEIRASFSEPIDSSSLTPGTFVLTRGAEAVPVPYVLDWSEPLSIRIVPDSLLGGEAYHLEMVEFELVDKAGNALGDTLQGFNFRTISDDSLGSISGAVVVSVPSKGNDPVLLTFRRLDGKIWFSTTAEEGAYMIDVPGGKYLASALVDTDGNGEPSKGSLKPFRFAETMATFADTIVVRPRFETAGVDFEIK